CTCAAATAAAATTGCGCAACCGACTCGTTTCTCAGACATTTTTTGTCGGTTTTTGCTCGGTATGTTGTAAGCATGTTAACTTCTGTGTCATCTGTtgttatttcattgtttcaacatatattttgtttttatatttgttattttatatttgttttaccttttattttattatctggCTCATGTTAATGCTCCTCTTAGCTGTGGCTACTATAAAGGTGAGGCCacatcttgtttgttgtgtggAGGCCTGATGACGGCCTAGTGGTCcaaacatgttggcttttttaaTGGTTTAGCTACTTACTTAAGGCTTTTTAATATATTCTTCCTTGTTGTGATACGTTTTCTCATTTGGATTGCCTTTATCATGAAATATTGTATTACGAATACTTTATTGATGCtctaatgttatttttatgtcaacagggctgctgtcagtcagacaTGGTTGCCCGGACAGTAACCATTTTCCATCATGAAGGAGGTGCATGCTGCCCAcatccctctcctccaccctggGACCCAGCAGAGGACCTCCGCTGCATCACCACCACCTTCCAGTATCTCCAGACCTCAGGTACATCAGCAGGACTCACTGATtttgactgaaaatacaaaatctgACTGTTTATGTTGACTCCATCTTGCttatgaatcatttatttaatatggTAGACATTTAGAGAGGGCTGATATTGCACTGCATGAAAGAATTGGAGTGAGttgaaaaaaaactgatatCCAAACCATCTGTCTGGTCGCAGGCTGGTACTGGGGGTCCATCTCAGCCAGTGAAGCTAGGGAAGCTCTCCTGAAAAAGCCTGAAGGCACGTTTCTGATGCGGGACAGCAGTCACCCTCAGTACATGCTGGCCCTGTCTGTGAAGACCCGCAGTGGACCGACCAGCGTACGCATCGAGTACAGCAAGGGCTCCTTCTGGCTGGACTCCATTTCCCCCGGCCTGCCTCACCTGCAGTCCTTCCCAGACGTTCTCAGCCTCATACAGCACTACATGGGCTCGGGCCACACGCCGCAGGGTCAGGCGTCTAATGACATCCACCCAAAAACCAAGCCCGACCCTGCCAAGCACACAGCGAAAGACAGCAGCGTGCCTCTGAAGCTGATGCAGCCCCTGCACAAACCAGAAGCCTTCCCTTCTTTGCAGCACCTGGCGCGCCTCACTATCAACAGAAACACCAACTGCCCCGAGCAGCTGCCACTCCCAAAGCCTCTGCTGCGCTACCTGCAGGACTACCCTTTCCACATATGAGGGTCTCTGTGGCTCTGGTGCAGGACACAGGGACAGGGTCACActccatgaacacacactgtgaaTCTGGGACAGTGTGACGCCCCAGGCCACAGATGAGCCCAGCAGGAGAATACTGAAATCCTCACATGTACGTCACTACTGGAGAATGAGCTCAGTCTCACCACAGAGCTACTGTTGTTCTccagaataatgttttttttaattattattttttttttttatatgtgtgtttaaGCCACGGTAAAATCCACTTTATCTCCATGATGCCAACGTGAGTTTTTCTCCCTTCCTTTGCTCGGAAAGGTTTTTTGCATGTCTAAGCCCAGCGGTCCCAGTTGCTTTTTCACGAGACAGCCGAAACATTAGAGATCATTTTGGTTTCCATCTTATGATCTCCGATTTGCCTGTGCTCACTGTGAAGACAAAGAGTGTCCAACAAAGCAATGTTTATGAAATCAGTGAAGCTGATGAAACATGGCCGGGCCAACGGTGATCTCATCTAACAACTTTTTAGCACCACAAAATCTCTTAAATATGTTTTCGCGTCCTGTTTTTCAGTGCTGTGTCGCAGCATGTgtgttttaatcattattttttcgACAACATTCAACAGAGTTTAGAGCCGAACGAGAGGTTTGTTTCCTGCTGGGTGTCAGTGTAGtgactctcttcttcttcctgcatGTCGGGGTTTTATCGGTCAGATCCAATCACAGTGTAAATAAGAATCGAAACAGTTGAGGGTAACATCGATAACACATGAGGTAACCATATTATGAGTGTGAAGGATGGagtacagtgtgtattttgTATGTCATTTCTGTGCAGAATCCTTTTAAAATCAGATATCTTCCACTTGAAGAGGTAAAACACACCCTTTCACAAAATTATTACCATCATGGGCACCGACGGCTGTTCGTAGAAATCTGTTGTTAGTTATTAAAGGACATCTGTTTACAAACTGGTTTTATTCCCAGAAGAGAGTCACACATGCCTGTGGATTTTCAGAGAAATAAacctcagaaatgtttttctcttcttttttttccccccaaagtgttttatttttttcactgttgaATGACTGCCCACGTGAACATGCGGATGAATGTGAGGTATTAGTATTGCTGTTTTCATGGAAACACGCCTGAGTTGATTCCAGGAGGTGGAACTGAGCAGTGCTGAGAAAACCTCTTATCAGGATTAGAGTAAAGAGCTGCAGTTATTAATACACTGCTGCCACAAGTGAGAACAGgctatctctgtgtgtgtgcgtgcgtgtgtgtgtgtgtgtttctgcttcaaCCTGTCAGTCTGAgatgtttcaatcatttttccATCCAGATTCAAACGATCAGGGTCTTCACAACACTTTTCTCATGAGTACAGTTTAGACATCTTTACATCATCTCTGTTCCAGCTGACAGACGGTTCAGTCATTTGATTATGATCACATGATTTTAATGTCTCTCATGCAGATTCAATGCAGAATTAGACTAAATGCATACGTCAGCTTTGTACCACATGCACACAGTAGTGAAAGCAGTGCTCAGATCCTGTACTTTAATGTAGCAAAACCACATTGTAAAGTCAAGTTAAAGTGCTTAAGGTATTAAACCCTAAAGGTCTCGTAATCCAATTGATCCTTCCAGAGTGTTATATTATTACTATATTGGATTATTGAATTAGAATTACAACCTGTTGAACATGTTTTCAACCgttagtgtttgtttgtttgtttgttgtttggttggtcGGTTTGTCGgcatgattacacaaaaatgactcgatggatttccacgaaacttagatggaggatTGATCTCAGGCCAGAATGAACcccgttaacttttggtgcagatttggATAAAGGGGATTTTCCAGGattatttttctcactgtctttaacaTCATGAGAAAAGgcgttttttgacattttcattaatttctctgGGAATAACGCATGGATCTCGATGAAAAAACagtcaggcatatttaggtggctggttaCTATTAGTGAGTAGAGTTTGATCTGGTGagtttaaattatggttaagcagttatgggcGGTTTAAATGTTAGAGTAATGCAGGTCTGTCGAGTTTAATATTGGATTATGGCttcactgaattaaaggggactgttgggccttggcggaggtattcACTCTACAAATTGCCGCAATAAACAGCAGTTCAATGTGCTCATAATGGGCCTAATTTTTACTTCTTATGTACTTCTGGGTAGTAGTGCAACATTTTTTACAAGATcagtaaatgtttaataaaatcTAAATTTGAAAAGTCACTTCAGGTTACTGctaaaataaatgaagtggagttaaaatgtaaaatatttcccTCAAAAAGATGGAGTTGTATCATGGCTGGATTACTAATTGGACAAAAGGGGAAGGGCCCCGGGGATCCAGACCAATAAGGGCCCTACAAGCCTCCATGTTCACTGCACCTCAGCTGGGTTATAGTAATTTTACTAGCTAGAGAATTTGCACCACAACAGTTCAATATCATCCAAGGTGGGTCCTGCACCCTCAGTCTGACAACAGGCACTGCTAAAGCACAATATCCACTGACAACTAAACAAGATTAGACTTGAGACCCTGTGTCAGAGTTTttaagatatattttttaacattttagctGCAATAGGCCTTTTAacagaatacattttgacatgtcacagtaggaaaagcacaagtGTGAATAATGcaattaatgatggctgaattgCATCTAGCTGCTTCAGGTTCAAGGCCCTTAAACTGCTTTCTGCTTCACACTACTAGTGTCACATCTTCATGACTCAGTTGAGACACTTGGACTCAAGGTTATTAGTGGCGCCTGTGCtgtgaaaaagtcaaaatgtcttttttgtggATCAAGTCATCAAATTACCAATCAGTAATCAGTTACcaaaacaaaaatttaaaaaacaaccaggTGCCATATATAGTAAAACTCCAGGGATAATGCACAGTGCTCAGAGAGGGGGAGGGACCGGGCTGTTAAAAGGGCAGCAGATCATTTTTGCCCTGGATCATAAAAGCCGGTTACTTTCAGCCATGGCACTTTtgaattgtacttaagtgcagtaaaTTTTACCTTCCAGCGCTGATGGGCCAATATACTGTCATTTACAGCAGCTCCTACCATAgactgtacagtgtgttgttCATATAAAAGggacaaaatatataaacattaatatttaacaaCGTGTGTTAAAGCGCGCAATAAATGGGGGGACTGAAACTGCAGaattcagaaataaataaataaaaaatatataaatggctccgtaaataaatgaatatgccattaaatgaaCTGAAGTTGACTCTGTGATACAATTTGAGGGACAGCCCTCTTATTTACATACTGAAGCAGGTTTCTCCAACACCATGTGGTGCATGAAGACACATCTTCAGTGATGAGCCCGGGGTCACAGGGTATTTTGGGTCTTTGATCATCAGACACCCTCACCCGGGCGACCCAGTCAGCCCCTGACTTGTGTCCAAGTAGCGCACTACACCACATATCACCCCTCCTGATCCACAGCCACCTTAATgctttttccagctgtgttgaTGATGTTTTGGTGGCTCCTCTCTCCTGCAACCCCCCAATTCCAAGGAGGAAGCCCCTACAACCAACCTCGATGGGCTGAGactgaaataaatacatgattcagtaaataaatgtaaaaataaaaataaataatgaaatagaaatagaaaataaaatgggaaagtaaatatatatatgcaaTATATTGtatcaattaatttattaaaagcagaaatacgtacttatgtcacattttatattttaattaatggatacttgtatttttaatatcatttttggTGTATTTCATGACAAATATATTAATTTCTGATTTTAACactttcagtcctccatagCAAGACAGGAATTATAGATATCACCATTACTAATaagaatacaaataataatgatgataaacaTAATTACAATATGATGCACGACAATAAAAACGATCAGCCCTCCTTACACTGATGAAGTACAGTGTAATGTTGGTCTGACAGTGTATTGTTGTCCTCTCCCCACCCCCTCACTTCCCTCCTGTtaatcctccagcagcagcagcgcagtCAGGGAGCAGCGACGGAGGCCAACAAAGCACTACTTGGAAATCAATTGGATAGATTTTAAACCAATCATTTGGTAAGCATGTGATATTTACAAGCAAAGAGTGGGTCGTAGTACCCTG
This Pagrus major chromosome 6, Pma_NU_1.0 DNA region includes the following protein-coding sequences:
- the LOC140998489 gene encoding cytokine-inducible SH2-containing protein-like — its product is MVARTVTIFHHEGGACCPHPSPPPWDPAEDLRCITTTFQYLQTSGWYWGSISASEAREALLKKPEGTFLMRDSSHPQYMLALSVKTRSGPTSVRIEYSKGSFWLDSISPGLPHLQSFPDVLSLIQHYMGSGHTPQGQASNDIHPKTKPDPAKHTAKDSSVPLKLMQPLHKPEAFPSLQHLARLTINRNTNCPEQLPLPKPLLRYLQDYPFHI